The following proteins come from a genomic window of Mucinivorans hirudinis:
- a CDS encoding lipoprotein B yields the protein MNSNKPNFIRRIYNWVLHWADTPWGAIALFVLAFAESSFFPIPPDVLLIALCLGAPKKSFKYALICTVGSVTGAMLGYAIGTWGWEAMQSWFIPALFSQEKFNAVGSLYNEWNFWAVFTAGFTPIPYKIFTIAAGVFSIDFAMFILASIVGRAARFFLIAFLIWRFGPTIKNFIDKYFNLLAIAFTVLLIGSFVLIKYL from the coding sequence ATGAACAGCAATAAACCTAATTTCATACGTCGCATATACAATTGGGTGCTCCACTGGGCAGACACACCTTGGGGAGCGATAGCGCTCTTCGTGCTGGCATTTGCCGAGTCCAGTTTCTTTCCAATTCCGCCGGACGTTTTGTTGATTGCACTATGTTTGGGTGCGCCCAAGAAGTCGTTTAAGTACGCGCTCATATGTACGGTGGGTTCGGTTACAGGGGCAATGCTCGGTTACGCAATCGGCACTTGGGGGTGGGAGGCGATGCAGAGTTGGTTTATTCCCGCACTGTTCTCTCAAGAGAAATTCAACGCAGTGGGCTCGCTATATAACGAGTGGAATTTTTGGGCGGTATTTACGGCAGGATTTACACCGATACCCTACAAAATATTTACCATTGCAGCAGGGGTATTCTCTATTGATTTCGCAATGTTTATCCTCGCTTCGATTGTGGGACGAGCCGCTCGCTTCTTTTTGATAGCCTTCCTTATCTGGAGATTCGGTCCAACCATCAAGAACTTTATCGACAAATATTTCAACCTCTTGGCAATAGCATTCACGGTACTTCTCATAGGCAGCTTCGTACTTATAAAGTATCTGTAG
- a CDS encoding Membrane-associated zinc metalloprotease produces MEILIKIVQLVASLSLLVLVHELGHFLFARLFKCRVDKFYLFFNPWFSLYKKKIGDTEWGIGWLPLGGYCKIAGMVDESMDKEQLKQAPQPWEYRSKPAWQRFFIIIGGVLMNFLLAMVIYIGITFAWGDSYIANGDVRQGYAYSADLQSLGFQNGDKIIAVDGEDVSDKQYTQIQMDIILSDKREVEIERGGVRQLITIPAEAVKRLLKSPDLISLRMPVVVGEVEGEGGAARAGLLAGDSIVTIDSVNVIYFDELRASLDKHKNDTVQIGFYRSGLFQQLPVAVNDEGKIGFYIGGNLLNNYKLSTRDYSLLQSIPRGVERGIDRVDNYLKQLKLIASPETGAYKSVGGFITMGKIFPSEWSWLAFWNITALLSIMLAVLNILPIPALDGGHLVFIIYEMITRRAPSEKFMEIAQYVGFILLIGLLIFANGSDILRLLGVA; encoded by the coding sequence ATGGAGATTCTAATAAAAATAGTTCAGTTGGTGGCGAGTTTGTCGCTGCTTGTTTTGGTGCACGAGTTGGGGCACTTTCTTTTTGCCCGTCTCTTCAAATGCCGCGTAGATAAATTCTACCTCTTCTTTAACCCGTGGTTCTCGCTTTATAAGAAGAAGATAGGTGATACGGAGTGGGGCATTGGCTGGCTGCCGCTGGGAGGCTACTGCAAGATTGCGGGAATGGTGGATGAGTCGATGGACAAGGAGCAACTCAAACAAGCGCCCCAGCCGTGGGAGTATCGCAGCAAACCGGCGTGGCAACGATTTTTTATCATCATCGGCGGTGTGTTGATGAACTTTTTGCTGGCGATGGTAATATACATAGGTATAACCTTTGCGTGGGGAGATAGCTACATTGCTAACGGCGATGTGAGGCAGGGGTATGCTTATAGCGCGGATTTACAGTCACTTGGTTTTCAAAATGGTGACAAGATTATCGCGGTGGATGGCGAGGATGTTTCCGATAAACAGTACACCCAGATTCAGATGGATATCATTCTTTCAGACAAGCGCGAGGTGGAGATTGAACGAGGCGGTGTGCGTCAGCTCATTACCATTCCGGCAGAGGCTGTAAAGAGACTGTTGAAGTCGCCGGATTTGATTTCGCTTCGTATGCCCGTGGTGGTGGGAGAGGTCGAGGGTGAGGGTGGTGCTGCACGTGCAGGGCTATTGGCGGGGGATTCGATTGTGACTATCGACTCGGTCAATGTCATATACTTCGATGAACTGCGTGCCAGCTTGGATAAGCACAAAAATGACACCGTGCAGATTGGGTTCTACCGTTCAGGGCTCTTCCAGCAGTTGCCGGTGGCGGTGAATGATGAGGGTAAAATCGGCTTTTATATAGGAGGTAACTTATTGAATAACTATAAGTTGAGTACTCGTGACTACTCTCTCTTACAGTCGATTCCCAGAGGTGTAGAACGCGGCATCGACCGTGTGGATAACTACCTCAAGCAGCTCAAACTTATTGCCTCGCCCGAAACAGGTGCGTACAAATCTGTGGGCGGTTTTATCACGATGGGCAAAATTTTCCCTTCGGAGTGGAGCTGGTTGGCGTTTTGGAACATCACGGCACTATTGTCTATTATGCTTGCCGTACTCAACATATTGCCTATTCCGGCTTTGGATGGCGGGCACTTGGTATTTATTATCTATGAGATGATTACACGTCGCGCACCCTCTGAGAAGTTTATGGAAATAGCTCAATATGTCGGTTTTATATTGCTTATCGGACTGCTAATTTTTGCTAATGGCAGCGATATTTTGCGCCTGCTGGGGGTGGCTTAA
- a CDS encoding putative chitobiase encodes MPPSMVFLTHSGEREVTLYNLNEPQDVAISVTRSGLDNVEVKAKVEVSAQALKEWNESSGTNYILLPSDYYIFTDNDVVVSADQLYNTTTLSVKVPELSKIDFTKYALPLSISQASVALNEKTKTTILTFDILSPAVRMAISGEIAITGDAKTVSYIIPLTIPFENKYGMECLLDLSAVTFDEFNDSKEGIYKQIPKEAYTISSTNVKIEAGKQTAEIAITIDREKLDDDNYALVCKLVKVTSAKAGVIINIDPRTNWFAITSKK; translated from the coding sequence ATGCCCCCGAGTATGGTGTTTTTAACCCACAGTGGTGAACGGGAGGTTACACTCTACAATCTCAATGAGCCACAAGATGTTGCCATATCGGTAACACGTTCGGGGCTTGACAATGTAGAGGTGAAAGCAAAAGTCGAGGTGTCGGCACAAGCCCTCAAAGAGTGGAACGAGTCGAGCGGAACAAATTATATACTACTACCATCTGACTACTACATCTTCACAGACAACGACGTAGTGGTGTCTGCAGACCAACTCTACAACACGACCACTCTGAGTGTCAAAGTCCCTGAACTCTCCAAAATCGACTTCACTAAATATGCTCTGCCACTCTCCATAAGCCAAGCCAGTGTTGCTCTGAACGAAAAGACCAAAACAACCATCCTAACCTTTGACATACTCTCTCCCGCTGTGCGGATGGCTATTTCGGGCGAAATTGCAATAACCGGCGACGCTAAAACAGTCTCCTATATAATTCCGCTCACCATACCTTTCGAGAATAAATATGGTATGGAGTGCCTTTTAGACCTCTCTGCCGTCACTTTCGACGAGTTTAACGACTCAAAAGAAGGTATATACAAGCAGATTCCTAAAGAGGCATACACCATTTCTTCGACAAATGTGAAAATTGAAGCAGGTAAACAAACTGCCGAAATTGCCATCACCATCGACAGAGAGAAATTGGACGATGATAACTACGCCTTGGTTTGCAAATTGGTAAAGGTAACATCCGCCAAAGCAGGGGTAATAATCAATATTGACCCACGCACAAATTGGTTTGCTATCACCTCCAAGAAGTAG
- a CDS encoding SusD family outer membrane protein, whose translation MKTKIITIVLCAIFICSCESFLDAQPIEKMTYEKIWQQRGTTEQYLAHIYSFLPEESDLPGIVWTGASDEIICVWKDSDADRLNSGTWSPTSPAGQRWGGYYRAIREANIFLQAAPLVVENIKNRVVVGLTEEEFEGWCDQVLFLRAFYYAELLKQYGAVILLKDMIIAPDAELSTLAFPRSPWDECVEWVCSELEACAAKLPDKVDINSDYGRPTRSTALAIIARLRLYSARELFNGNSLYANIKNPDGTRLFPDYDPQKWQVAAAAAKKAIDCLTEDGYGLYVSPKTGKYQVYESIKGIFFDHWNNEILWGRWGGAGRWGEHVRPRALASVGGEAYGGASPTQQQVDSYAMANGYYPIVGYEGESYYLNQRTTAGVKGITGRATGGVPTIDPRSGYDESSFSMVENPSLGGGKPKKAWNMYKNREPRFYAAIHWNDWVWCANTNFAPIIFDYSAKGEGYSGSNGSHDFPPSGYLVRKMFDNASGRAAPDYGTYTWPYVRVGEVYLNYCEALVESDPGNPDLLHYLNAIRTRAGVPPIEQIYGSEIKDKAFMRELVRRERRVELAFENHRYFDTRTWMIAQTTDNGNMWGMNIQAPNSELVTTQDAFWKRSVAQRRVFRSNHYLHPFSQYELDRNKNLVQNYGW comes from the coding sequence ATGAAAACAAAAATAATCACCATAGTTCTGTGCGCCATCTTTATATGCTCCTGCGAGAGTTTCTTGGATGCGCAGCCGATAGAGAAAATGACCTACGAAAAGATATGGCAGCAAAGAGGCACAACCGAGCAATATCTGGCACATATCTACTCCTTTCTTCCTGAGGAGTCAGACCTGCCGGGCATTGTATGGACAGGTGCTTCGGACGAGATAATCTGTGTGTGGAAAGACAGCGACGCAGACCGACTCAACAGCGGTACGTGGTCGCCAACCTCGCCGGCGGGGCAACGTTGGGGTGGGTACTACCGAGCCATACGCGAGGCTAATATCTTTTTACAGGCTGCACCTTTAGTGGTGGAAAACATCAAAAATAGAGTCGTTGTGGGGCTGACCGAAGAGGAGTTTGAGGGGTGGTGCGACCAGGTACTATTCCTCAGAGCATTCTACTATGCCGAACTGCTCAAGCAATATGGGGCGGTGATTTTGCTCAAAGATATGATTATAGCACCCGATGCCGAACTCTCCACACTGGCATTCCCACGCTCGCCGTGGGACGAATGTGTGGAGTGGGTATGTAGCGAATTGGAGGCTTGTGCCGCAAAACTACCCGACAAGGTGGACATAAACAGCGACTATGGTCGTCCCACACGAAGTACGGCTTTAGCAATTATTGCCCGATTGAGGCTATACAGCGCGCGCGAACTCTTCAATGGAAATTCCCTCTATGCAAATATCAAAAATCCGGATGGAACAAGGCTCTTTCCGGACTACGACCCTCAAAAATGGCAGGTGGCAGCAGCCGCTGCAAAAAAGGCAATAGATTGTTTGACGGAGGATGGTTATGGTCTTTACGTGTCGCCCAAGACGGGTAAGTATCAGGTGTACGAGTCCATCAAAGGGATATTTTTCGACCATTGGAACAATGAGATATTGTGGGGACGATGGGGCGGTGCAGGCAGGTGGGGTGAGCACGTGCGTCCGCGAGCCCTCGCCTCGGTGGGGGGGGAGGCATATGGCGGAGCCTCGCCCACACAGCAGCAGGTGGACAGCTATGCAATGGCTAATGGATACTACCCAATCGTAGGCTATGAAGGGGAGAGCTACTACCTCAATCAACGTACTACCGCTGGGGTTAAGGGTATCACGGGCAGGGCTACGGGCGGCGTGCCCACGATAGACCCACGTTCGGGATATGACGAATCGTCGTTCTCAATGGTGGAGAACCCGTCACTCGGTGGCGGGAAACCCAAAAAGGCGTGGAATATGTACAAAAATCGCGAGCCGCGATTCTATGCAGCAATCCATTGGAACGATTGGGTGTGGTGTGCCAACACGAACTTTGCACCTATAATATTCGATTACAGCGCCAAAGGCGAGGGCTACTCGGGAAGTAACGGTAGCCACGACTTTCCGCCGTCGGGCTATTTAGTGCGCAAAATGTTCGACAATGCCTCTGGAAGAGCCGCCCCCGACTATGGAACCTACACGTGGCCCTATGTCCGGGTAGGGGAGGTTTACCTCAACTATTGTGAGGCTCTGGTGGAGTCAGACCCCGGCAACCCCGACCTTCTCCACTACCTAAATGCCATCCGCACACGTGCCGGAGTGCCACCAATAGAGCAGATATATGGTAGTGAAATTAAAGACAAAGCGTTTATGCGGGAACTTGTACGTCGCGAACGTCGCGTGGAGCTTGCCTTCGAAAATCATAGGTACTTCGACACCCGCACTTGGATGATTGCCCAAACCACCGACAACGGAAATATGTGGGGAATGAACATCCAAGCGCCAAATTCGGAACTTGTAACAACTCAAGATGCCTTTTGGAAACGAAGTGTCGCTCAACGACGCGTGTTCCGCTCGAATCATTATCTCCATCCATTTAGCCAGTACGAACTCGATAGGAATAAAAACTTGGTGCAAAATTATGGGTGGTAA
- a CDS encoding SusC/RagA family TonB-linked outer membrane protein — MVDTEGNYILHYTTQNPVIQVSFLGYKTHEEPIDNRAVINVELEEDVTKIDEVVVVAMGSQRKESVVGAISTLKVDNLVLPTVKLSTSLAGQLAGIISVHSDGEPGSGASFWIRGLSTFGANQSPLVLVDGVERSLDLVDIEDVDTFSILKDASATAVYGVRGANGVIVITTKQGYEGRPQINLRYELGMLTPMKRVQMVDSYQFADLVNESVGRKIYSDEAMRQFQMPHDAPGRDHNLYPNVDWIDRLFSRWANNQRVNLSVSGGGNIARYYVSGAYYNEGSIFRTTQSDYQNSLIYDRMNFRANIDLKVTPITEIGVKISNIFEKKNEPGAGNETVWGSAFETSPIAFPEYYTDNDGNWLAWSGPASNAGTNPYNELMNSGYEQNFWNQTQTTISITQKFGNAVPGLTAVANFSWDAWNSSFIKRHKNVDTYLARGIRDDEGQLVLDRTVIGSKSLGYEAGGGGSDGTSNYLEVLLRYQTQIGEKHNMSALFNYNQNILTYVSASDAEGSLPYKNQGVAARLTYDYENRYFMEFNAGYNGSENFAPGKRFGLFPAIAGGWIVSNEKFMESLSNVISFLKLRASWGKIGNDKIGGGRRFIYDGTIVGAGGYGWGKMGDSGSNGIAIGEFANPNVSWEESIKTNVGLEVNFLDNQLKLTGEYFYEQRNGIFLERASLPNISGVSSVPWVNVGRMRNEGFEGSLEFYKRVGEVNFAARGNFTYACNTLLNNDEPDWKYKYSNRIGKPLDQPFGLIAEGFFKDQADIDNSPVQAFSPVRVGDVKYRDINADGKIDEHDEVAIGYPSMPQIVYGFGISAQWKGLSLSLFFQGIANSSIFLSGAAIRSVMQLPSNSRVNFHEDIYTNVWRESRKDNGSALYPRISAGVTHENNNRTSTLWMRDRSFIRLKNAEVAYNLPQQWTKAIGLKNIRTYLSGTNLLTFSKFDLWDPESGGGQGQTYPLSTSITLGVQFTY; from the coding sequence ATGGTGGACACGGAAGGCAACTACATCTTACACTACACTACTCAAAATCCTGTTATTCAGGTGTCCTTTCTCGGGTATAAAACCCACGAAGAACCTATAGACAATCGCGCGGTCATTAATGTGGAATTGGAGGAAGATGTGACGAAAATCGACGAGGTTGTGGTGGTGGCAATGGGTAGCCAGCGCAAGGAGTCGGTAGTGGGGGCAATCTCTACCTTGAAAGTGGACAATCTTGTGCTGCCCACGGTGAAACTTTCCACCTCATTGGCAGGGCAACTTGCCGGCATCATCAGCGTTCATAGTGACGGTGAACCCGGCTCGGGAGCCAGTTTCTGGATTCGCGGTTTGTCTACATTCGGAGCTAATCAGTCGCCCTTGGTGTTAGTGGATGGTGTGGAGCGGTCGCTGGATTTGGTCGACATCGAGGATGTAGACACTTTTTCTATACTCAAAGACGCTTCAGCAACAGCCGTTTACGGTGTTCGTGGTGCCAACGGTGTAATTGTTATAACCACCAAGCAAGGTTACGAGGGACGCCCGCAAATCAACCTTCGGTATGAGTTAGGAATGCTCACTCCGATGAAGAGGGTGCAGATGGTGGATTCCTACCAATTTGCCGACCTTGTTAATGAGTCTGTCGGAAGAAAGATCTACTCTGACGAGGCTATGCGCCAGTTCCAAATGCCCCACGACGCTCCCGGACGCGACCACAACCTCTATCCCAATGTGGATTGGATAGACCGACTCTTTTCTCGTTGGGCTAACAACCAGAGGGTCAATCTCTCGGTTTCGGGCGGAGGTAATATTGCTCGATACTATGTCTCGGGGGCATACTACAACGAGGGGTCGATATTTCGCACAACGCAGTCCGACTACCAAAACTCGCTCATATACGACAGAATGAATTTCCGTGCCAACATAGACCTCAAAGTCACACCTATAACCGAAATCGGTGTCAAGATATCTAACATCTTCGAGAAGAAAAACGAGCCGGGTGCGGGCAACGAAACAGTATGGGGTAGTGCCTTTGAGACCTCTCCTATAGCTTTCCCGGAGTACTACACCGACAATGATGGCAACTGGTTGGCTTGGTCGGGTCCGGCATCAAATGCAGGCACAAACCCCTACAACGAGCTGATGAACAGCGGATATGAACAAAACTTCTGGAACCAAACACAGACCACAATCAGCATCACTCAGAAGTTCGGCAATGCCGTACCAGGTCTAACAGCGGTGGCAAACTTCTCGTGGGATGCGTGGAACTCATCCTTCATCAAGCGCCACAAAAACGTGGACACTTACCTTGCCCGTGGGATACGTGACGACGAGGGACAATTAGTATTAGACCGCACTGTAATTGGTTCGAAATCATTGGGATATGAAGCAGGAGGTGGCGGATCTGACGGCACATCCAACTACCTCGAAGTGTTGCTGCGATACCAAACCCAAATAGGCGAAAAACATAATATGTCGGCTCTATTCAACTACAACCAAAATATTCTCACCTATGTAAGTGCCTCCGATGCAGAGGGTTCGCTACCTTATAAAAATCAAGGTGTAGCCGCCCGTCTCACTTACGACTATGAGAATCGCTATTTTATGGAGTTCAATGCCGGTTATAACGGTTCGGAGAACTTTGCGCCGGGCAAGCGTTTCGGACTCTTTCCTGCCATTGCCGGCGGCTGGATTGTCAGCAATGAAAAGTTTATGGAGAGTTTGAGCAACGTAATCTCATTCCTGAAATTACGAGCCTCTTGGGGTAAAATCGGTAACGACAAGATAGGTGGCGGACGACGTTTCATCTATGATGGAACGATAGTTGGAGCGGGTGGTTATGGGTGGGGAAAAATGGGCGATAGTGGCTCAAACGGTATCGCCATAGGTGAATTTGCAAACCCTAATGTGAGCTGGGAGGAGTCGATAAAGACCAATGTCGGCTTGGAGGTGAATTTCCTTGATAATCAGCTTAAACTAACTGGAGAATATTTCTATGAACAGAGAAATGGTATATTTCTGGAACGCGCATCACTGCCTAATATAAGCGGTGTCTCTTCGGTGCCGTGGGTAAACGTGGGTAGGATGAGAAACGAAGGTTTCGAGGGGTCATTGGAATTCTACAAACGGGTGGGGGAGGTCAATTTCGCGGCGCGCGGTAATTTCACCTATGCTTGCAACACTCTGCTCAACAACGATGAACCGGATTGGAAATACAAATACTCGAATCGCATCGGCAAACCGTTAGATCAGCCTTTTGGTTTGATTGCCGAGGGATTTTTTAAAGACCAAGCTGATATTGATAATAGTCCTGTGCAGGCTTTCTCACCCGTGAGAGTGGGTGATGTGAAGTATCGTGATATTAACGCAGACGGAAAAATAGACGAACACGACGAAGTAGCAATAGGCTATCCATCTATGCCACAGATAGTCTACGGTTTTGGGATTTCGGCGCAATGGAAGGGACTCAGTCTGTCGCTCTTTTTTCAGGGCATCGCGAACTCGTCAATCTTCCTCAGTGGGGCTGCAATACGCAGCGTTATGCAACTTCCGTCCAACTCTCGGGTAAACTTCCACGAGGACATATACACGAACGTGTGGCGCGAAAGCCGCAAAGATAACGGCTCGGCACTCTATCCCCGTATCTCAGCAGGAGTTACCCACGAGAACAATAACAGAACATCAACCCTGTGGATGCGCGACCGCTCGTTTATTCGTCTGAAAAATGCAGAGGTTGCATACAACTTGCCTCAGCAGTGGACAAAGGCAATAGGTCTTAAAAATATAAGGACTTACCTCTCTGGTACAAACCTTCTTACATTCTCTAAATTTGACCTCTGGGACCCCGAAAGCGGCGGCGGACAGGGGCAGACATATCCATTAAGTACATCCATCACATTAGGGGTGCAATTTACATATTGA
- a CDS encoding Endo-1,4-beta-xylanase B precursor, translating into MKHLSTLTLCLMSFMSVAQTSRVVKFNLWDEKSAPHSSTITNAETIDSMGRIANSAQGRVELFLPNKKPLATVIICPGGGYGILASEHEGRQFARFLNEHNIAGAVLLYRMPAGQPEIPLEDAQRTMEILKHGETQWGIDTAKIGVMGFSAGGNLAANIAVRCSPAFAVLYYPVITSEDKLCHIGSFRSLTGSDDKSLWDKYSAEKHINRKTPPTLLFHSADDKAVPIQNSELFLQALRDSGVDGELVIYPTGGHGWGFFTHFEYHEQMKQKLTEWLAKQCR; encoded by the coding sequence ATGAAACATCTATCGACTCTAACCCTTTGTCTGATGTCATTTATGAGTGTTGCCCAGACGTCACGTGTAGTGAAGTTCAACCTCTGGGATGAAAAATCCGCACCCCACTCCTCGACAATCACCAATGCTGAAACAATCGACTCAATGGGGCGTATAGCCAATTCCGCTCAGGGGCGTGTAGAGTTATTTCTCCCGAATAAAAAGCCATTGGCAACGGTCATAATATGTCCGGGGGGAGGTTACGGTATTCTCGCCTCGGAGCACGAGGGGAGACAATTTGCTCGCTTTCTCAACGAGCACAATATAGCGGGTGCGGTTCTTCTCTATCGGATGCCGGCGGGGCAGCCTGAGATTCCGTTGGAGGATGCCCAACGAACTATGGAAATATTGAAACACGGCGAAACTCAATGGGGCATCGACACCGCAAAAATCGGAGTTATGGGCTTTTCCGCCGGCGGCAATTTGGCAGCCAACATAGCAGTGAGGTGCAGCCCGGCTTTCGCCGTACTCTACTATCCTGTCATTACAAGCGAGGATAAACTTTGTCACATCGGTTCGTTCCGCTCGCTGACGGGGAGTGATGATAAGTCTCTGTGGGACAAGTACTCAGCCGAGAAGCACATCAACCGCAAGACACCGCCGACGCTACTATTTCATAGTGCGGACGACAAAGCAGTACCCATACAAAATAGCGAACTATTTTTACAGGCACTCAGAGATTCCGGCGTTGATGGGGAGTTGGTTATCTATCCCACAGGTGGGCACGGATGGGGCTTCTTTACACACTTCGAGTATCACGAACAGATGAAACAAAAATTGACTGAGTGGTTGGCGAAGCAATGCAGATAG
- a CDS encoding putative membrane protein: MKGVYTIILLIVSNIFMTFAWYGQLRMKEFKWFSDMPLFAIIALSWGVAFFEYCCMIPANRIGFIDNGGPFSLLQLKILQEVITLCVFVVFATIFFRNETFRINHLIGALFLVLAVYFIFKK, encoded by the coding sequence ATGAAAGGAGTTTACACAATAATACTGTTGATTGTCTCCAATATCTTTATGACCTTTGCTTGGTACGGTCAATTACGTATGAAGGAGTTTAAGTGGTTCTCAGATATGCCGTTATTCGCGATTATTGCGCTGAGTTGGGGCGTGGCTTTTTTTGAGTATTGCTGTATGATACCGGCAAATCGAATTGGTTTTATTGACAACGGAGGACCGTTTTCTCTGCTCCAGCTCAAAATTTTGCAGGAAGTTATAACACTCTGCGTATTTGTAGTTTTTGCTACTATTTTCTTTCGCAACGAGACCTTTCGCATCAACCACCTCATCGGAGCTCTCTTTTTGGTTCTCGCCGTCTACTTTATCTTCAAAAAATAA
- a CDS encoding Peptidyl-prolyl cis-trans isomerase, translating to MASLQTLRNKGGIIVSVIIGLALLAFLLGDFLSSGSRLFGASRQNVGEIDGTTINYQKFSQEVAYLSDIQKISSGGQSANTEEQNEALRSQAWEQFIRQYALKPSLSEVGLTITTDEMTQLMGGAHTSPMIAQMFANPQTGLFDREYFANFVSNIKQDPSGQLTVFWNYLQTEVADNSLIMKFKALVDKAAYVTSFEASKIAKFESDSYSVSFVASQFSSIPDSTVSVSASEIKAFYDKYPDSFKEQTSRSIDYVVFDAQPSEVDRLAADKYIRELATEFQQNSTPLQFASVNSQSAMDSRYYSEGQMSGDLGKFAFSATTDQIYGPELIGDQYTLARISDVKIMPDSVNFSHIVLLPGQKNQADSIADVIRKQNNFAAMAAEFSQDPQTKEKGGLIGSIDPQTMPEQFSAPLLKAKKGDIFVVETPQSIHLIKVNEVRGEGKKVQLATIKYTVEASNETRSATYAKANSFATEAHNGFDAAISSQSLVKRAAVIRPFDREINGLRNSREAVRWAFDNQAKEVSKVMEFGDTFIVATLTNVTEEGKAPLKSVEQYIKSQLIAQKKGEILAAKMVGATSLETLSGQLSSSIIEAEDVNFNTYIVPQVGLDLAFAGGVCAMNPTSLSKPIVGNMGVYVAKINATASEPLSVEVVKARLNAEAQQNAFYTAYQAFLQASNIKDLRYRFF from the coding sequence ATGGCATCATTACAAACTCTTAGAAACAAGGGCGGTATCATTGTTTCGGTGATTATCGGTCTGGCTCTTTTGGCATTCCTACTGGGTGATTTCCTATCCTCGGGCAGCCGTCTTTTCGGAGCGTCACGTCAAAATGTGGGCGAGATTGACGGTACTACAATCAACTATCAAAAATTTTCTCAAGAGGTAGCTTATCTCTCTGATATCCAAAAAATCAGTAGCGGTGGTCAATCTGCTAACACCGAGGAGCAAAACGAGGCTCTTCGTTCGCAAGCCTGGGAACAGTTTATTCGTCAGTATGCGCTCAAACCATCTCTATCCGAGGTTGGTCTTACAATAACCACCGATGAGATGACCCAGCTTATGGGAGGCGCACACACATCCCCGATGATTGCTCAAATGTTTGCCAATCCTCAAACAGGACTCTTCGACAGGGAGTATTTTGCAAATTTTGTCTCTAATATCAAACAAGACCCAAGCGGTCAGCTAACGGTTTTTTGGAACTATCTGCAGACGGAAGTTGCCGACAACTCACTAATTATGAAGTTCAAAGCGCTGGTTGATAAGGCTGCTTACGTCACCTCTTTCGAGGCATCGAAGATTGCAAAGTTCGAGTCCGACAGCTATAGCGTCAGCTTTGTTGCAAGTCAATTTTCTTCGATTCCCGATAGCACGGTTTCGGTTTCTGCCTCCGAAATCAAAGCATTCTATGACAAATATCCCGATTCGTTCAAGGAGCAGACCTCACGCTCGATAGACTATGTTGTTTTCGATGCTCAACCGTCAGAGGTAGACCGCCTCGCGGCAGATAAATATATCCGTGAACTAGCCACAGAGTTCCAACAAAACTCAACACCTCTCCAATTTGCATCGGTAAACAGCCAATCTGCGATGGATTCACGATACTATAGTGAAGGTCAGATGAGTGGCGATCTTGGCAAGTTCGCATTCTCTGCCACGACCGACCAAATTTACGGACCTGAGCTTATCGGAGACCAATACACATTGGCACGCATATCTGATGTTAAGATTATGCCCGATAGTGTGAATTTCAGCCACATAGTACTGCTACCCGGTCAGAAAAATCAGGCTGACAGCATCGCCGACGTTATCCGCAAGCAAAACAACTTTGCGGCAATGGCTGCCGAGTTTTCGCAAGACCCCCAAACCAAAGAGAAGGGTGGCTTGATTGGCTCAATCGACCCTCAAACAATGCCCGAACAATTCTCCGCACCGTTGCTTAAAGCGAAAAAAGGTGATATTTTTGTTGTGGAGACTCCACAAAGTATTCATCTAATTAAAGTGAATGAGGTTAGAGGTGAAGGTAAAAAGGTGCAGTTGGCTACCATTAAATATACTGTGGAGGCGAGCAACGAGACGCGTAGCGCGACTTATGCCAAAGCAAATAGCTTTGCTACGGAGGCTCACAATGGTTTTGACGCTGCCATTAGCTCGCAGTCTTTAGTTAAACGTGCGGCAGTCATTCGTCCTTTCGACCGTGAAATCAATGGTTTGCGCAACTCACGTGAAGCTGTGCGCTGGGCTTTCGACAACCAAGCAAAGGAGGTATCGAAGGTTATGGAATTCGGTGACACCTTTATTGTGGCTACCCTTACCAATGTGACCGAAGAGGGTAAAGCTCCTCTAAAATCGGTTGAGCAATACATTAAATCACAACTCATAGCTCAGAAAAAGGGAGAGATATTGGCAGCAAAGATGGTGGGAGCAACCTCGTTAGAGACGCTTTCAGGTCAGTTGTCTTCATCAATTATTGAGGCTGAGGATGTCAATTTCAACACTTACATTGTTCCTCAAGTTGGGTTAGACCTTGCCTTTGCCGGTGGTGTTTGTGCGATGAACCCTACATCTTTGAGCAAGCCGATTGTGGGTAATATGGGAGTGTATGTGGCAAAAATCAACGCAACAGCCTCTGAGCCACTTTCGGTGGAGGTTGTAAAGGCGCGTTTGAACGCTGAGGCGCAGCAAAACGCTTTCTATACTGCCTATCAAGCATTCCTGCAAGCTAGTAACATCAAGGACCTGCGTTACCGATTTTTCTAA